A section of the Sphingomonas ginsenosidivorax genome encodes:
- a CDS encoding lipocalin-like domain-containing protein, whose translation MRALIGLVAAVGVAAPAPYPVVRPGIVLRFPADHGAHPAFRTEWWYVTGWLHTAAGEDLGFQVTFFRTRPPVDPRNPSRFAAGQVLFAHAALSDPKTGKLLHGEKAARAGFGLAQARKGDADVAIRDWRLRRSEDGRWATRVAADGFALALDFRPTQPPLPQGQGGYSRKGPKPDQASYYYSVPHLRVTGRVKRGDVVAAVTGEAWLDREWSSDYLAPAAQGWDWTGLNFDDGSAMIAFRIRRKGGGTLWTGGSLRRADGRTTVFGPNDVAFRPLATWRSKATGAVYPVSQELSVRVDSGVRRWRLVPMFAAQELDARRGGLPVYWEGAVRTQGGRGYLELTGYAQPLAM comes from the coding sequence ATGCGCGCGTTGATCGGACTGGTCGCGGCGGTCGGCGTCGCGGCGCCGGCGCCCTATCCGGTGGTCCGGCCGGGGATCGTGTTGCGTTTCCCCGCGGATCACGGCGCGCACCCGGCGTTCCGGACCGAATGGTGGTACGTCACCGGGTGGCTGCACACCGCGGCGGGTGAGGACCTCGGGTTCCAGGTGACCTTCTTCCGCACCCGCCCGCCGGTCGACCCGCGCAATCCGAGCCGCTTCGCCGCGGGCCAGGTGCTGTTCGCGCATGCCGCGCTGTCCGATCCGAAGACGGGCAAATTGCTGCACGGCGAGAAGGCGGCGCGCGCGGGCTTCGGGCTGGCGCAGGCACGCAAGGGGGATGCCGATGTCGCGATCCGCGACTGGCGGCTGCGGCGATCGGAGGACGGGCGGTGGGCGACGCGCGTCGCGGCGGACGGCTTCGCGCTCGCGCTCGATTTCCGGCCGACCCAGCCGCCGCTGCCGCAGGGGCAGGGCGGGTATAGCCGCAAGGGGCCGAAGCCCGACCAGGCGAGCTATTATTATTCGGTGCCGCATCTGCGCGTGACCGGGCGTGTGAAGCGCGGCGACGTGGTCGCGGCGGTGACGGGCGAGGCGTGGCTCGATCGCGAATGGTCGTCGGACTATCTCGCGCCCGCGGCGCAAGGGTGGGACTGGACCGGGCTCAATTTCGACGACGGCTCGGCGATGATAGCGTTCCGCATCCGGCGCAAGGGGGGCGGGACGCTGTGGACCGGCGGGTCGCTGCGCCGGGCGGACGGCCGCACGACGGTGTTCGGGCCGAACGATGTTGCGTTCCGCCCGCTGGCGACGTGGCGCAGCAAGGCGACGGGCGCGGTCTATCCGGTGTCGCAGGAACTCAGCGTCCGCGTCGACAGCGGTGTCCGGCGCTGGCGGCTCGTGCCAATGTTCGCCGCGCAGGAACTCGACGCGCGGCGCGGCGGGTTGCCGGTCTATTGGGAAGGCGCGGTGCGTACGCAGGGCGGGCGCGGCTATCTGGAACTGACCGGCTACGCCCAGCCGCTTGCGATGTAG
- a CDS encoding FtsX-like permease family protein, translating to MASEPGLWSGRLALRWLIGGEWRFHPARFLTTAVAIAVGVALGFAVHLVNGSALASFDGALRGVNGAAELSVRATSPLGVDERLYPQVARAAGVAETSPVVRLDARVGKTRLTLLGVDVIRAAAVTPSLIGVRPQGPDTGNDAVFDERAVFLSRAALAQVGARLGSELVVVANGRSVRLRVAGTLPATDDAVSVGVMDIAAAQWRFGRLGRIDRIDLALSDRETARASLGALLPANAILATAETQNAQGDALSRAYRVNLDMLALVALLTGGFLVYSAQSLSVVRRQRAFALLRTLGMPRGGVVAAVVVEGVVIGLVGASVGLAAGYGLAWAALHWFGGDLGAGYFGGSTARVVFQPVAASGFFLLGLLAAILGSALPARVAARAAPAAALKNAGDVLDPRRSVAWWPAVALLLGGGAAALVPAVGDLPLFGFAGMALMLAGGVAGVPWFARALLTPLAKRTGRSVPGQLAIRHLHGAPGEAATALCGIVASTALMIAMATMVTSFRGAVDDWLGQVLSADLYVRTTAGASFDPATRARLAATPGVARLAFSRQLPLTIAADRPPISLIARPERSGRDPLLVLIERGPPLPADALPVWVSEPAQRLYGWDPGETITLPIAGRTRFLVAGVWRDYGRQAGAVLVDEGDYERLTGDTGRDEISATLVPGADAAAVARAMTARLPPALRDQVETSQPATLRRFALVLFDRSFAVTYLLEAVAILVGLAGVAATMSAQTIAREREFGMLRHLGVTRRQLTAMLGVEAAIVGLTGALAGIGLGMMLSQVLIHVINPQSFNWTMSTRIPVGTLVGVAAALTGAAAVTAILAGRRATAKSAVQSVREDW from the coding sequence GTGGCGTCTGAGCCCGGCTTGTGGTCGGGGCGGCTGGCGCTGCGCTGGCTGATCGGCGGCGAGTGGCGGTTTCACCCGGCACGCTTCCTGACGACCGCGGTGGCGATCGCAGTCGGCGTCGCGCTCGGCTTCGCGGTGCATCTGGTCAACGGGTCGGCGCTCGCGTCGTTCGACGGTGCGCTGCGCGGAGTGAACGGCGCCGCCGAACTCTCGGTCCGCGCGACGAGCCCGCTGGGCGTCGACGAACGGCTTTATCCGCAGGTGGCGCGCGCGGCGGGGGTCGCCGAGACGAGCCCGGTCGTCCGGCTCGACGCACGCGTCGGCAAGACGCGGCTGACGTTGCTCGGGGTCGACGTGATTCGTGCGGCGGCGGTGACGCCGTCGCTGATCGGCGTGCGCCCGCAGGGGCCCGACACCGGCAACGATGCGGTGTTCGACGAGCGTGCGGTGTTCCTGTCGCGCGCGGCGCTGGCGCAGGTCGGTGCGCGGCTGGGGTCCGAGCTTGTGGTGGTCGCGAACGGCCGGTCGGTGCGCCTGCGCGTCGCCGGGACGCTGCCCGCGACCGACGATGCGGTGTCGGTGGGGGTGATGGACATAGCGGCGGCGCAGTGGCGCTTCGGTCGGCTCGGGCGGATCGACCGGATCGATCTCGCGCTGTCGGATCGCGAGACGGCGCGGGCCTCGCTCGGCGCGCTGCTGCCCGCCAACGCGATCCTCGCCACCGCGGAGACGCAGAACGCGCAGGGTGACGCTCTGTCGCGCGCGTACCGCGTCAATCTCGATATGCTGGCGCTGGTCGCGCTGCTGACCGGCGGCTTTCTGGTCTATTCGGCGCAGTCGCTGTCGGTGGTGCGGCGGCAGCGCGCGTTCGCGCTACTGCGGACGCTGGGGATGCCGCGGGGCGGGGTGGTCGCCGCGGTGGTGGTCGAAGGGGTCGTGATCGGGCTGGTCGGCGCGTCCGTCGGTCTGGCAGCGGGCTATGGTCTCGCCTGGGCGGCGCTCCATTGGTTCGGCGGCGATCTGGGCGCGGGCTATTTCGGCGGCAGCACGGCGCGCGTCGTGTTCCAGCCGGTTGCGGCGTCGGGATTCTTCCTGCTCGGGCTGCTCGCGGCGATCCTTGGTAGCGCGCTGCCGGCACGGGTGGCCGCCCGCGCGGCGCCCGCCGCTGCGCTCAAGAATGCAGGCGACGTGCTCGATCCGCGCCGTTCGGTGGCGTGGTGGCCGGCGGTCGCTCTGCTGCTCGGCGGTGGCGCGGCGGCGCTGGTGCCCGCGGTCGGGGACCTGCCGCTGTTCGGGTTCGCCGGAATGGCGCTGATGCTCGCGGGCGGGGTCGCGGGCGTGCCGTGGTTCGCGCGCGCGCTGCTGACGCCGCTCGCCAAGCGGACCGGGCGCAGCGTGCCGGGCCAGCTCGCGATCCGCCATCTGCACGGCGCGCCGGGTGAGGCGGCGACCGCCCTGTGCGGGATCGTCGCGTCGACCGCGCTGATGATCGCGATGGCGACGATGGTGACGAGCTTTCGCGGCGCGGTCGACGACTGGCTGGGACAGGTGCTGAGCGCCGATCTGTATGTGCGCACCACGGCGGGCGCGAGCTTCGATCCGGCAACGCGCGCGCGGCTGGCGGCGACACCGGGCGTGGCGCGGCTCGCGTTCAGTCGCCAGCTGCCGCTGACGATCGCGGCGGACCGGCCGCCGATCAGCCTGATCGCGCGGCCCGAGCGCAGCGGGCGCGATCCGTTGCTGGTGCTGATCGAGCGCGGCCCGCCGCTGCCCGCGGACGCGCTGCCGGTCTGGGTCTCCGAACCCGCGCAGCGGCTCTATGGCTGGGATCCGGGCGAGACGATTACGCTGCCGATCGCGGGGCGCACGCGCTTCCTCGTCGCGGGGGTGTGGCGCGATTACGGGCGGCAGGCGGGCGCGGTGCTGGTCGACGAGGGCGATTACGAGCGGCTTACCGGCGACACCGGACGTGACGAGATTTCGGCGACGCTGGTGCCGGGCGCCGATGCCGCAGCGGTGGCGCGCGCGATGACCGCGCGACTGCCGCCGGCGTTGCGCGATCAGGTCGAGACGAGCCAGCCCGCCACGCTCCGCCGCTTCGCGCTCGTGCTGTTCGACCGCAGCTTTGCCGTGACCTATCTGCTCGAAGCGGTCGCGATCCTGGTCGGGCTGGCGGGCGTTGCCGCGACGATGTCGGCGCAGACGATCGCGCGCGAACGCGAGTTCGGGATGCTGCGCCACCTCGGCGTCACACGGCGGCAGCTGACCGCGATGCTGGGCGTCGAGGCCGCGATCGTCGGGCTGACCGGTGCGCTGGCGGGGATCGGGCTGGGGATGATGCTGTCGCAGGTGCTTATCCATGTGATCAACCCGCAGTCGTTCAACTGGACGATGAGCACGCGAATCCCGGTCGGTACGCTGGTCGGCGTCGCGGCGGCGTTGACCGGCGCGGCGGCGGTGACGGCGATCCTTGCCGGGCGGCGCGCGACGGCGAAGAGCGCGGTGCAATCTGTGCGGGAGGATTGGTGA
- a CDS encoding DCC1-like thiol-disulfide oxidoreductase family protein has translation MLNDTSEPVLTVWHDGGCPLCRHEIAFLRRLDRRRRIDFVDVSGSEPVSCPLDRTAMLARFHAREDGRLLSGAAAFAAMWRAIPVLRPLGLAARNPLILSLLERGYVGFLRLRPSLQRLALRMERA, from the coding sequence ATGCTGAACGACACTTCCGAGCCCGTGCTGACCGTCTGGCACGACGGCGGCTGTCCCCTGTGCCGCCACGAGATCGCGTTCCTGCGCCGCCTCGACCGTCGCCGCCGGATCGACTTCGTCGACGTGTCGGGAAGCGAACCCGTGTCGTGCCCGCTCGACCGCACCGCGATGCTCGCGCGGTTTCATGCGCGCGAGGATGGTCGGCTGTTGTCGGGCGCGGCGGCGTTTGCCGCGATGTGGCGCGCGATCCCCGTGCTGCGGCCGCTCGGGCTGGCGGCGCGCAACCCGCTGATCCTGTCGCTGCTGGAGCGCGGCTATGTCGGGTTCCTGCGGCTCCGCCCGTCGCTGCAGCGACTAGCGCTTCGGATGGAACGCGCATGA
- a CDS encoding ABC1 kinase family protein — MTDDRSGRERAVPSGRLSRLGVFGKLAGGVAGGVIAEGARRLADGQRPRMGDLLMTPANVGRVADQLSHLRGAAMKLGQMISLDSGEFLPPELTQILAKLRDRAHHMPPAQLQQVLARDWGKDWRRRFARFDAHPVAAASIGQVHRARTHDGRDLAIKVQYPGVRESIDADVDNVATLLRVSGALPRTIDIAPLLAEAKRQLHEEADYRREGEQLARFGALLADSPDYVVPAFDREFSGDDVLAMSFVDGVPIETLESAEQDVRDTAIRKLVALVLRELFEFGLMQTDPNFANYRYQPATGKLVLLDFGAARAVQSETVEGYRTLMLTGLAGDRDAVREAAVSAGFLGDAAVTRHRVLVDRMIDVVLGELNRPGPFDFADRAFVAVLREQGAAMANDRDTWHVPPIDTLFVQRKISGTALLATRLKAKLDARDMIAAALASEPVG; from the coding sequence ATGACCGACGACAGAAGCGGGCGCGAGCGCGCCGTACCCAGTGGCCGACTTTCCCGGCTCGGCGTGTTCGGGAAACTCGCCGGCGGCGTCGCGGGCGGCGTGATCGCCGAGGGCGCGCGCCGACTGGCCGACGGACAGCGGCCGCGGATGGGCGACCTGCTCATGACGCCCGCCAATGTCGGTCGCGTCGCGGACCAGCTGTCGCACCTGCGCGGCGCGGCGATGAAGCTCGGCCAGATGATCTCGCTCGATTCGGGCGAGTTCCTGCCGCCCGAGCTGACGCAGATCCTCGCCAAATTGCGCGACCGCGCGCACCACATGCCGCCCGCGCAGCTGCAGCAGGTCCTCGCACGCGACTGGGGCAAGGACTGGCGCCGCCGGTTCGCGCGGTTCGACGCGCACCCGGTCGCCGCGGCGTCGATCGGACAGGTCCACCGCGCACGCACGCATGACGGTCGCGACCTCGCGATCAAGGTCCAGTATCCCGGCGTGCGCGAGAGCATCGACGCCGATGTCGACAATGTCGCGACGCTGCTGCGCGTGTCGGGTGCGCTGCCCAGGACGATCGACATCGCGCCGCTGCTCGCCGAGGCGAAGCGCCAGCTGCACGAAGAGGCGGACTATCGTCGCGAGGGCGAACAGCTTGCGCGGTTCGGCGCGCTGCTGGCGGACAGCCCGGACTATGTCGTGCCGGCGTTCGACCGTGAGTTCTCCGGCGACGACGTGCTGGCGATGAGCTTCGTCGATGGCGTGCCGATCGAGACGCTGGAGAGCGCCGAGCAGGACGTCCGCGACACCGCGATCCGCAAGCTGGTGGCGCTGGTGCTGCGCGAGCTGTTCGAGTTCGGGCTGATGCAGACCGACCCCAATTTCGCGAACTATCGCTACCAGCCGGCGACCGGCAAACTCGTGCTGCTCGATTTCGGCGCCGCGCGCGCCGTCCAGTCCGAGACGGTCGAGGGATACCGCACCCTGATGCTCACCGGACTCGCCGGCGACCGCGATGCGGTGCGCGAGGCGGCGGTATCGGCGGGGTTCCTGGGCGACGCCGCGGTCACCCGGCACCGCGTCCTGGTCGACCGGATGATCGACGTGGTGCTAGGCGAACTCAACCGGCCCGGTCCGTTCGATTTCGCCGACCGCGCGTTCGTCGCGGTGCTGCGCGAGCAGGGCGCTGCGATGGCGAACGACCGCGACACCTGGCACGTGCCGCCGATCGACACGCTGTTCGTGCAGCGCAAGATTAGCGGTACCGCGCTGCTCGCCACGCGGCTGAAGGCGAAGCTCGACGCCCGCGACATGATCGCTGCTGCGCTCGCGAGCGAACCGGTCGGCTGA
- a CDS encoding DUF4440 domain-containing protein has protein sequence MDDNRVWDFEESLWIGDAEHYRELIDAECLMVLPVPPYVLSGDEAVATVANTPRWTSVEFADQRIARPEEGLIVVAYHIAVTRGDEHYAAHCTSTYRRRAHDDWQVVQHQQTPPLTR, from the coding sequence ATGGACGACAATCGCGTTTGGGACTTCGAGGAAAGCCTGTGGATCGGCGACGCCGAGCATTACCGCGAACTGATCGATGCCGAGTGCCTGATGGTGCTGCCCGTGCCGCCTTACGTATTGAGCGGCGACGAAGCCGTCGCGACGGTCGCGAACACGCCGCGCTGGACCTCGGTCGAGTTCGCCGACCAGCGGATCGCGCGGCCCGAAGAGGGATTGATCGTGGTCGCCTATCATATCGCGGTGACGCGCGGCGACGAGCATTACGCCGCGCATTGCACCTCGACCTATCGCCGCCGCGCGCATGACGACTGGCAGGTCGTCCAGCACCAGCAGACCCCGCCGCTGACGCGATGA
- a CDS encoding DUF3429 domain-containing protein translates to MTPRPDPAFPPLARWLGYAGLLPQILALVAVAAGEPGGRFTALALSYAYAALILSFLGGLWWGLAAQAHAPVPRWVWFAAVAPSLIALVSAVPWATGDAWPGPSMALLGLSLLGSLMVDYKLRSAGLCPSWWLALRLPLSIGLGVLTLAIGYLA, encoded by the coding sequence ATGACGCCGCGCCCCGACCCGGCATTCCCACCCCTCGCGCGGTGGCTGGGCTATGCCGGGTTGCTGCCGCAGATCCTCGCGCTCGTCGCGGTCGCGGCGGGCGAGCCTGGTGGACGCTTCACCGCGCTGGCGCTCTCATACGCCTATGCCGCGCTGATCCTGAGCTTCCTCGGCGGACTGTGGTGGGGGCTGGCGGCGCAAGCGCACGCGCCGGTGCCGCGCTGGGTGTGGTTCGCGGCAGTCGCGCCTTCGCTGATCGCGTTGGTGTCGGCCGTCCCCTGGGCGACCGGGGATGCCTGGCCGGGGCCGTCGATGGCGCTGCTCGGTCTGTCGCTGCTCGGGTCGCTGATGGTGGACTATAAGCTGCGATCGGCAGGGCTGTGCCCGTCTTGGTGGCTTGCGCTGCGCCTGCCGCTGTCGATCGGGCTCGGGGTCCTGACACTCGCAATCGGCTATCTGGCCTAA
- a CDS encoding DUF427 domain-containing protein, with protein MRPKPDPVAPGQESVWAFPRPAIAERSAAHIVIEHAGVIVADTPAAIRTLETSHPPSYYIPRAEIRDGVLRRAEGSSFCEWKGAAVYWDVVLGDIVLPRIGWSYPTPTAPFAMLKDHVAFYAAPFDRCSVDGETVVPQPGGFYGGWITSAFAGPFKGIPGSRLW; from the coding sequence ATGAGACCGAAACCCGATCCCGTCGCGCCCGGCCAGGAAAGCGTCTGGGCGTTCCCGCGCCCGGCGATCGCCGAGCGCTCGGCGGCGCATATCGTCATCGAGCATGCCGGCGTTATCGTCGCCGATACGCCCGCCGCGATCCGCACGCTCGAGACCAGCCATCCGCCCAGCTACTACATCCCGCGCGCGGAAATCCGCGACGGCGTGCTGCGTCGTGCGGAGGGCAGCTCGTTCTGCGAATGGAAGGGCGCGGCAGTCTATTGGGACGTCGTGCTGGGCGACATCGTGCTGCCGCGGATCGGCTGGAGCTATCCGACGCCGACCGCGCCGTTCGCGATGCTGAAGGATCACGTCGCGTTCTACGCCGCGCCGTTCGACCGGTGCAGCGTCGATGGCGAGACGGTCGTGCCGCAGCCCGGCGGCTTCTACGGCGGCTGGATCACCAGCGCGTTCGCCGGACCGTTCAAGGGCATTCCGGGCAGCCGCCTGTGGTAG